The Sporocytophaga myxococcoides DSM 11118 genome segment AGGCGCACCTGAAAGCGTCCCTGCCGGAAACGTATCGGCCACAAGGCTTAACGAAGACTTATCGCCTTCCAATACACCCGTTACTTTAGAAACAAGGTGAATAACGTGAGAATAATATTGTATTTCTTTAAACGTTTCTACTGCTACCTCTTTTCCACTCCGGCTCAAATCATTACGTGCCAGATCGACTAGCATCACGTGTTCTGAATTTTCCTTAGGATCGTCAAAAAGTTTTCTGGCCAGCTCTGCATCATTGTCATCGTTCCCGGTTCTTTTAAAAGTACCGGCAATCGGGTGAATACTTGCTTTTCCGTTTTTAATAACGATTTGTGCTTCAGGGCTGGAGCCGAAAATTTTAAAGCTTCCGTAATCGAAATAAAAGAGGTATGGTGAAGGATTTACAGATCTTAATGCCCTGTATACATTGAATTCATCGCCGGTATAACTTTGTGAAAACCTTCTCGAAAGTACTATCTGAAAAACATCGCCTCTGTAACAATGATCAATTCCTTTCTTCACAACATCCAGAAATTCCTTGTCTGTGAAATTTGATATTTCGTCCTCGCAGGGAAAAAATTTATATGAAGCAAAATTCTTGTTTTTCAGAAGAGACTCTACCTGATCAAGTCCTTTACATTCATCATTATAACAGTGCTCAAAAATAAACAGCTCATTTTTGAAGTGATTGATAACAATCACATACTGATACACATGGTATAGAATTTCCGGGATTTTTCTGTCTTCAGTCTCAAATGTCTTGATTTCCAAGTCTTCGAAATATCTGACAGAATCATAGGCTATATAACCGAATAACCCATTGTTGCTAAAATTAAACGGACTTTTTTCAGTTTCAAAAGAGCTTTTAAAAGTTTCTAATGCACTCAAAACCTGAGCTCTATCGGTAATTTTTACTGACTTCGATGTTTTGTTAGGGAATTCAGTAATGATGTTTCCCTCAGAAACTTCGAATTTTGCCAGAGGATTGCAGCAGATGTATGAAAAGCTATTCTCATTGCTATGATAATCTGAGCTTTCCAAGAGAATGCTGTTCGCAAATTTATCCCTGATTTTCAGATAAATACTGACTGGCGTAATGGTGTCCGCTAATAATTTTTTGTAAGATGTCGTAAGTTTATACTGTACCATAGTTTATCTTCTCCCCTTTTAAACTAAAAAAGCTTGCTGTTGTTGAACAGCAAGCTTCCCTTAATATTTTTATGCATATATAGCTCTTGTGTTCACACTTCTTAAGAAATGCTCCACCACCAGCTCATATGTACGTTTAACTTCATTTTTTTATCGACGAATACTCAAATTAATTGATAATTTTCCGAAAGTCCAAAAGTTATACAAAAAATATTGCATTAACTAATCCCAATGGAATTGTTATCTTTGTATTTCATAAATTTTACTATGTTGCTCAAAGAGGTCAATTATCAGATTCAGGGTGTAGAATTATCCGAAATCGCAAAAGAGTTCGGTTCGCCTGTTTATGTTTACGATGCGGAAAAAATCCTTTCGCAGTTTCAGAGGTTAAAAAATGCTTTTTCCGGTGTAAATCTAAAGATTAAGTACGCAGCAAAAGCATTGACCAATCAGGCCATCCTTAAACTTTTA includes the following:
- a CDS encoding anthranilate synthase component I family protein, which gives rise to MVQYKLTTSYKKLLADTITPVSIYLKIRDKFANSILLESSDYHSNENSFSYICCNPLAKFEVSEGNIITEFPNKTSKSVKITDRAQVLSALETFKSSFETEKSPFNFSNNGLFGYIAYDSVRYFEDLEIKTFETEDRKIPEILYHVYQYVIVINHFKNELFIFEHCYNDECKGLDQVESLLKNKNFASYKFFPCEDEISNFTDKEFLDVVKKGIDHCYRGDVFQIVLSRRFSQSYTGDEFNVYRALRSVNPSPYLFYFDYGSFKIFGSSPEAQIVIKNGKASIHPIAGTFKRTGNDDNDAELARKLFDDPKENSEHVMLVDLARNDLSRSGKEVAVETFKEIQYYSHVIHLVSKVTGVLEGDKSSLSLVADTFPAGTLSGAPKHMAMTLINKFENGNRGYYGGCIGLLSFNGDFNHAIMIRSFLSKNNHLYYQAGAGVVAKSELQSELNEVNNKLLALRTAIKLAKEI